AGACGCGGCCGGATTCAGGTTCAATACATGGGGAGGCACCTTCGGCATTGATGCAAACGTCAGTGAAAAACTCACGCTGGGCATGGCTATCACAGCCAGCTATGGCAAACTGACCGCAGATGCCGCTGATCATCTCAGCGGAGACATGGATACCTATTATGCCAACCTCTTCGCCCGCTACCAAAGCGGGAAATGGGGACACAATTTCATCGTCACCGCAGGAAGAAGCGATGCAAAGGTCAGCCGTACCGTATGCTTCGGAAATGACAGCTACATCGCCTCAAGTACCACCAACGGCCTGACTTGGGGAGCCATGTACGAGGCAACCTACGATATCGCACTCAATGATAATCATTCCGCCATTTTCCAACCGCTGCTCAACGTTTCCGTCATGAAGAACAAACTTGACAGCTTCGCGGAATCGGGAGCTGACAATGCCGGACTGCATGTCAGCGATCTCGAAGGAACAACAGCTACCTTCTCCCTCGGGGGACGTCTGATGGGACTTGTCGGAAGCAACTTCTTCGGGCGTGAATCCCTGGGCGAAGTGAGACTTCAAATCGCCCAGGACTGCGGAGATACGCGGAATGAGGGCACTGTCGGCTTCCTCGCATCCCCCGCTTACGGACGCACCGTCAAGGGAAGCAAAGCGGGTACGACAGCCATTCAATGCGGTACAAGCCTGAGTATCCCGACCGGAGATCAGGGAAGTATTTTCATGGAAGCCAACGCTGATATCCGAACCCGGATGACAACGATCAACGGCAGCATAGGCTACCGGTACAACTTCTGATATCGGAAGCAATAAAGAGAAAAACCGGGGGCTGCCCTGTCTTCCGACAGGGCAGCCCCCACATTTTTCCGGCCCTTCCTTCGAGACATTGCGCTAGAAAGGACCTAGCCCTCCCGCAGGATTCTCAACAGGCCCGCCAATGCCGTTTGAGCCACATATTGACGGAAAAAATCGCGGTCTCCCGGGAAATGACGCGTCTCTACCAGGGTTTCCCCGCCCCGGCGAGCCCAGGCCAGACACACGGTACCGACCGGTTTTTCCGGAGTTCCTCCACCGGGACCGGCAATACCGCTAACGGCAACCGCCAAATCGGCGTGAGACTGATGCAGAGCTCCTTCGGCCATTGCTCCGGCAACAGGTTCGCTCACGGCACCGAAGGCTTTTAACAACTGACAGGAAACCCCCAATTCCTTTTCCTTCGCCTCATTGGCATAGGTCACCCAGCCGAAATGAAACACCCCCGATGCCCCGGAGACATCGGTCAAGCGCTTCGCAATCAAACCGCCCGTACAGCTTTCCGCCGTCGCTACGGTTCTTCCCTTCGCAGCCAGTTCCCGCACCAGGACCTCCTCAAGACATGCCCCGTCATCAGATACAATATATTCTCCGGATCGCAGTTTCAAAACCTCCGAAGCAGAAGCCAACGCAGATTCCGGCCCGATCAGACGGACATCCACCTCCCCGGCACGGGCGCAATATCCCCATTCCAACCCGGGAACGGCAGCCAGTCCTCCATCCACCAGTTCATGTAAATCGCTTTCTCCGATCCCGGCCGTCTTTACATTGATCATGCGCTCATGCGCCCCCCCCGAACGGACTTTCAGGCGAGGCAACACATATTCCTCCATCATAAAAAACAATTCACGTGGGGGACCGGGCAAAAGCACCACGTCGGGCAGGGATGATTCCGGCTTGCCCGGCATCCATAATCCGGGAGCCGTTCCATGGGAATTCCAAAGGACTTCCGCCCCTTTCGGCACCATGGCCTGCCGGAGGTTGCCTGGAGCCATGTCCCGATTCCGGGAAGCAAAATAGTCCTGCAACCTCCGGACAACCTCGGCATCCTCCTTCATTCCCACGCCGAACAATGCAGCCAGAGCATCACGAGTCACATCGTCACTCGTCGGCCCCAGCCCCCCGGTCACAAGTACCACGCAAGACCGGGCAGACGCCTCGCGCAAGGCAGATAAAATGGCATCTCCATCCGGTACCACCGTCTGGCGGGAAACACGCCACCCGATCGAAAACAACTTCTGCCCCAGCCAGGCGGCATTCGTATTCACAACATTGCCCAGCAACAACTCCGTGCCGGTATTCACCAATTCTACGGTACATGTTCCCATACCGACACTATGCACTCCTGAATCGCAGGTGGCAACAGCTTCAACCGGCCGAAATGGAAAAATTAAATCTTTATCCTCGCCTTGTCCTGGGCCATAATCCGAGTGAAGGAAACTTTGACCTTCACTACTTCGCTATCATGAACACCATTTCCGACAAACGCTCCACAAAAATTATCTGCACCATTGGACCAGCCACCGAATCGCGCGACATGCTCGGCCAGCTCATTGATGC
This is a stretch of genomic DNA from Akkermansia sp. N21116. It encodes these proteins:
- a CDS encoding competence/damage-inducible protein A, coding for MGTCTVELVNTGTELLLGNVVNTNAAWLGQKLFSIGWRVSRQTVVPDGDAILSALREASARSCVVLVTGGLGPTSDDVTRDALAALFGVGMKEDAEVVRRLQDYFASRNRDMAPGNLRQAMVPKGAEVLWNSHGTAPGLWMPGKPESSLPDVVLLPGPPRELFFMMEEYVLPRLKVRSGGAHERMINVKTAGIGESDLHELVDGGLAAVPGLEWGYCARAGEVDVRLIGPESALASASEVLKLRSGEYIVSDDGACLEEVLVRELAAKGRTVATAESCTGGLIAKRLTDVSGASGVFHFGWVTYANEAKEKELGVSCQLLKAFGAVSEPVAGAMAEGALHQSHADLAVAVSGIAGPGGGTPEKPVGTVCLAWARRGGETLVETRHFPGDRDFFRQYVAQTALAGLLRILREG